From the Kribbella sp. CA-293567 genome, the window TGTGGCGACACCGCTTCATCATCAACCGCTGGGTCTGGGAGTTGCCGGGTGGCTATGTCGATCCTGACGAGGATCCAGCGATGACCGCGGCGCGGGAGGTCGAGGAGGAGACTGGGTGGCGCCCGAGGAGTGTCAAGCCACTGGTATCTCTGCAGCCCTCGGTGGGAACGACTGATGCCGAGAATCTGTTGTTCGTGTCGTACGGTGCCGACTACATCGGTGAGCCGGAGGACATCAACGAAGCGGAACGGATCGAGTGGGTGCCGCTCGACTCGATCCGCGAACGTATCAACACCGGCCAGATCATCGGTGCGGCGTCCCTCGTCGGTCTGCTGCACGTGCTCGCGTTCCAGGCCGGCTGACCGGGCCCAATGGGGAGACCCCGATCTCGATCATGCTCTCGAACAGGGAGTTGACCGGTTCGACGTTCTTGTATGGCGCCAGGTGCGTGCCGAGGTCCTGCAGATAACTGGTGCCACGTGTCGATCGCACGGACGCGGCGAGTGTCGTTGCCTCCATGCCGAGGGCGCAGGACTCCTCGAGCCGACGCTGGTCCGCCAGGATGCTTGCGAGCAAGGCCGAGTTGAACAGACGGCCGCGTTCGTACCCGTCCGTCATCTCGAGGGATCGCCGGGCGAACGGTTCGGCATCGACAGGAAGGCCTAGGTCGCGAAACGCGTGCGCGAACTTGGCTGCCAAGTACGCGTGGTCGAAATACGTCAGCCAGTGTGGTCGCTCCTCAGTGTCGGACTTGTTGAACGCGTCCTCCGCGCGGCTCAGCGCAGCCAGGCAACCTGCCTTATCCCCCTGCAGCGCCAGGCCATGGGCTTCCATGACCGCTGCCTCAGCTTGCAAGATCTTCGAGCCAGACCGTTTGGCACTGTGCTGCGCTGCGAGCGCGAGATCGACGGCGCTGTCCGGTGCCCCATGGAATGCCGACTGATGACTCATGCCAGCCAACATCTCGCTGGCGAGCCGCTCATCGTCGGCTTCATGACACAGACGCAGCGCCTGACGCAGATGAGTGTGGCCGGATGCATGTTGGCCGGTGTCATACGCCATCCATCCGGCCAAGTGGTGGAGTTCGGCAGCGGCCGCGAACAGGTCAGATCGGCCTCTGCCCGAGGTACTCTCCTGCACCAGCGGTATGACCGTCGCGTTCAGATATGAGGTCACCACCGAACGGCTGTGACCCCGCCGTACCGGTTGTCGAGGCGACGGAAGACCTGCGTCATCTCGCGGATCTCGGTGCTGGCAGCAGGTCTTTCACGGCTCCTGCGCTGGTTCAGGCTGGCCGCGGTGCCTACCAACAGGCTGGCCCCTACCGCCGTGAGGCCGGCGCCGGCCGACTTGATGAACTGTCTCCGATGCACTCCGTCTGCTTCGGCGAGTGGTCGAGTCTGCACGATAGAGCGGACGTCGGAGCGCGGGTATGCATCGACGCTGTGCTGGCCGTCGTAGTCGGCTGACGCAGGTGGCGCTGTCAGATCGCCTTGCTCCCCGAGGGTGGCGGGCCGAGCCGTAATACTGAACCACAGCAGTTGCTCGGGGATATGCAGGGCCTGAGCCCAGCGATCGAGCTTGTCGATGTCCCGCACCGGTGTCGCGCTGCGCTCTATCCGGCTAACCTGCCCCTGGGTCAGTCCGAGCCACTGGCCGACGAGCGCCTGCGTCGGTTCGGGCCGCAGCAGCTTGCGGTAGGCCACCAGCAGCTTGCCGAAGTGTCGTTCACTCGCAGCTTCGGCGAGTACATCGGCCTTCCAGAAGTCGTCTGAGAGGCACGGCGCCGCGCGGGTGAGCTCGGGGGCACGCCGTTCGCACGGTCCACACTGGTCACCGTTGTTATCCGCTGCCAGATACGCACCGCATGAAGGACATGGCCGCCGCCGGGAGCACGTCACAGCGCCAACACTACCTGTGACGACCTGTCGGTATGCATGAAACACATATTCCCGAGCGCATATGTATCGCCGTCGTTTTCCACCACGCAGCGCCATTGGATGGTTGTCCTCCGACAACCGACCCAATCGAGCGGGGACGTGGGCTATGCATCACCTGATGTGGGGCATGTGGATCATCGCAGCTATCTGCTATGTCGGCATCTTCCGCGACATTGTGCGGGAGGTACGCGGCGAATGACGATCCACAGGGAGATGCCACTCCCAACCCACCGCCGCGTCCGTGTCTGGTTCGGTGGACACGTCATCGCGGAGTACACGGCTGAGCCGGAGACCGCCATGCGGCATCAGGCCGCGATGACGCGGCGCTTCGCCAGTCTGTGCGTCACCATCGAGCCGGCGGTGTCCGATGCAGACGTCTCGTGAAAGGCCAGCGTGGACGGCCGTGGCGGCATCGGCTCTGGGAGCACCTACTGATGACCGACGGCGAACTGGCGGATATCAACGCGCAGCTCGAAGAGTTCGCCCAGGTCGAGGGCTTCGCGATGGGAACTATCTACACCGAAGGAACCGACACGACGCCGGCCGCCTTTGAAGCCCAGATCGCGGTAGTCAATCGCTACGAGGTGACGACGGTCGTCATCGCGAACACCACCCCGTGATCTGGCGGAACCGGCGGAGTCGTCCTCAGCCCTCAATGCGGTGGATCGCCGCACACCCTGCCGGTTCCGTCACTAATCGTCCCTGTCTGAGCCTTCCCCGAGTCCCCTGGCTCCTCCCGGCTCAGACAGGGGCCCCAAAACCGGCTGGGCGGAACATGCGAGCGAGGCTGCCCGCGCCAGCCGCTCCCAACCTCCCGATGCCGGACCCATTCGGGAGTGGCCGCACTGATCTCTACGACCGGGATTGCAGCCCCGATGAGAGACAGCGAAGGCCTGATGGCCACCGCCGTCCTTCGTTATCTATCAGCGGCCGACGAAGGACGGCGGTGGACTTGTCCACAGACCCCGCCACCGAAGTGAGGCAGCTATGTCCGATGTCCAACGACTCAAGGAGCAATTGCACCAGGTCGCGAGCGAGGCGAAACAAGCGTCCGGAGGCCTGGCGGGGTTCAAGCTGCGGTTCGCGCAGCACACTGCACAGGTCGAAAGTTTGATCGCTGGAACCTCCACCCGCGCCGATCGCGACATCGCGGAAGTGCTGGATGCCGCGGGTAAAGCCGTCGACCAGGCGGTGGAAGCGCTACAGATCGCCGCGGCCGGCTGCGCGAATTACGCGAACCAGATCTAGCGGCAGCCATGCCCTCCGATCTGCAACTGGTGGCGCAAGGGCTGGTCGATTGTCTCAACGAGGTCCCGCGCCTCATCTACGCACTTCAGCAGCGAGCCTGGATCTGTCGGGAACATGCCGCTCTGGTCGTTCAGTTGTCGGGTGGGCGCGCGACGAACGCCGCTATGCAACTGGATGAAGCAGCTAGGCGATGCGAAGAAGCTGCCCACTACCTGTCGATGGCTCCGCCGAAGGCTCACGGCTGGGCGCAGCAGATGGTGGACGGCATTCGCACCGTTGGGCCAACCGGCAGCGACACTGCCCGTAGACCGGATGCACTAGGCGGGAGTCCACCGCCGGCGGAACGCAGGCCGGATGAGCGATCGTCAGAGCCAGAAGCGAAGAAGTCGGGTGAGATCGCGCGGGCCGGCGATGAGACAAGTCCGAAAGACGAACCGCAAACGCCGAAGTTGAGCGATGATGACGTCGGTCAGGTCTTCGAGCGATTGCCGGTGCGAAAGCCGGGCGATAAAACCAGGGGCGTATGGCGTGATAGCGAAGGTACCGACCATGACCTTGTCAGCGGTCAGCACGAGGACGACTTCCATGCGGCGCAGCGTCATGCCGAGAAGCTCGGACTGGTCCGTAGGCCTCATGGGATGACAACTGCCGCCGATGTCGAACTGAAGTTCGCCATGCGTATGCGTCGAGAAGGTATCCGGCACGCCGAAATCATCATCAACAACAGACCTTGCGAGGGACAACTCGGTTGCGATGAACTTCTTGATAGATTTCTCCCCGACGATGCAACACTGATCATCCACGGCCCCAACAACTTCAAACGCATGTATCCGAAGAGTCTGAATCCGGAGTGAGTGACGACGATGACCACGGCAAAGGCATATTTCAAGCACGGACATGGGGACGATCCAGTGATCGCGGCGACAGACGACGACGTTGATCAACTGATCGACGCACTAGTCACCGAGTCATGGGAAAACTCTGTAGCGGCTGTGTATGTCGATGGACGGTTGAACTCGGCCGGCGTACCCGACCACGAGCTGCTTGTTGCGGTTGACTACGAAGACAAGACACGCGGTGCGTTGCGGTATATGGGCCGCGATGGCGTCTACCTCAGCAAGGGAATAAGCTCCGAAGCCGACACGGTTCTGTACTACTACATGGGAAGCGATCGCGAGTTCCCA encodes:
- a CDS encoding NUDIX hydrolase, encoding MTAEGGTESTLWKIHGERLVDDTRRLRLSIASVELPDGVRFEQYVLRMPKAAMMVVLDDQQENVLMMWRHRFIINRWVWELPGGYVDPDEDPAMTAAREVEEETGWRPRSVKPLVSLQPSVGTTDAENLLFVSYGADYIGEPEDINEAERIEWVPLDSIRERINTGQIIGAASLVGLLHVLAFQAG
- a CDS encoding DddA-like double-stranded DNA deaminase toxin, producing MPSDLQLVAQGLVDCLNEVPRLIYALQQRAWICREHAALVVQLSGGRATNAAMQLDEAARRCEEAAHYLSMAPPKAHGWAQQMVDGIRTVGPTGSDTARRPDALGGSPPPAERRPDERSSEPEAKKSGEIARAGDETSPKDEPQTPKLSDDDVGQVFERLPVRKPGDKTRGVWRDSEGTDHDLVSGQHEDDFHAAQRHAEKLGLVRRPHGMTTAADVELKFAMRMRREGIRHAEIIINNRPCEGQLGCDELLDRFLPDDATLIIHGPNNFKRMYPKSLNPE
- a CDS encoding Imm1 family immunity protein, giving the protein MTTAKAYFKHGHGDDPVIAATDDDVDQLIDALVTESWENSVAAVYVDGRLNSAGVPDHELLVAVDYEDKTRGALRYMGRDGVYLSKGISSEADTVLYYYMGSDREFPRGSLLALDDIRTAVKEFLASGADRPTSIKWQDLNEDIT